CGGACTGAAGTCGATGCGTCCAACAAGCTCAATGATGCCGGCACCGTCCGTGGCCGCGTGGTCGCGGCGTATCAGGACAACAACAGTTTCACCGATGTGCGTGAAAATCAGCGGCAGACGTTTTACGGCGTCCTCGACATGGACCTCAACGACTCAACAACCTGGACGATCGGCGCCTCCAAGCAGCGCGATGACAACACTTCAGACTGGGGCGGCCTGCCAAGCGGTCCGAATGGCGAAGACCTGCACCTCAAACGCTCAAGCTTTCTGAGCAATGACTGGTCGTATTGGGACAAGGATAACGTCAGCGTCTTCACCGACCTGACGCATCGGTTCGACAATGGCTGGTCCACCAGGCTTGCCGCTGCAAAAATCTGGGCCAAGGCAGACACCTTTTCCAGCTATCCGGGCAACTACGACGGCGCCGGTTTCCAGCAGTACTCCGGCAAGTACATCGACAATGATGACCAGACCAACCTCGACGCCTCCCTCTCCGGCCCTTTCCAGCTATTGGGTCGCGAGCACGAGTTGGTGGTGGGCGTCAGTCATCGTCAGGAAAAGTTCGATCAATGGGGCGGCTGGACTGCGGGTACACCGATCGACATTTACAACTTCGATCACGCAATTTCCAAGCCGGCAGTGGACACGACGATGTACGAAGGCCGTAACACCACCACCGAAAAAGGCGTGTATGCCGCTGCCCGCCTGAACCCTATTGGTCCGCTGCATATCATCCTGGGTAGCCGGGTCAGCTGGTATGACTACGACAACCGTGCCGGCACCGGGGATTACTCCGTCACCCGTGAAGTCACGCCGTACGCCGGGATCATCTATGACCTGAACGACACCTATTCGGCGTACGTCAGCTACACCGAAATCTTCAAGCCGCAGAGCGAGATGGACGCCAGCCGTAAAGTGCTGGAGCCCATGACCGGCAAGAACTATGAAATCGGCCTTAAAGGGGAGTACTTCGAAGGCGCGCTGAACGCTTCTGTCGCGTTGTTCGAAATGGAGCAGGAAAACCGTGCGTACCTGCTCGACAACCAGAACTCGACCAACTGCCCGTCGTTCCCGGCAACCAGTTGCTACGGCGCCGCTGGCAAAGTGCGCAGTCGCGGTATCGACACCGAACTGACTGGCGCCCTCACCGCCGACTGGCAGTTCTCGGCGTCCTACACCTACGTCCTCAGCCAGTACATTGAAGACGGCACCGAGAGCAATGAAGGCAAACTGTTCGCGCCTGACCAGCCCAAGCATTTGTTCAAGGCAGCGACCAGTTACACCCTGCCTGGCGAGTTGCACAAATGGCGCGTTGGCGCAGACGTTTACGGCCAGAGCAAAACCTTCAACCGCGTGGGCAACGGCACCGCCGATCAGGACGCTTACGGCATCGTCGGCCTGATGGCAGGTTACAAGTTCGATGAGAACTGGGACGGCCGGGTCAACGTCAACAACCTGCTCGATACCCGCTACTGGCAAGGCATCCCGAATGCCGGGGGCGCCGGACAGTACGGTGACCCACGCAACCTGATGTTTTCGTTGAAGTGGACGCTCTGATCGGTCAGACCCATTGACACCAGACGCGCCGAAAAATGAAAAAGCCCACGCCATTGCTGGTGGGCTTTTTATTCAGGCATGGTCCTGGACGAGGATTACGCTTCGCTGTTCATGATCGACCAAAGCACCTTGCGCCTGCCCCGCCAGATCAACATCGTCGGCCAGTTGAACGGGTTCTCCAGCGGCTTGCGCAACGGACAACCTGTCACTGAAGCCGACCGCAGCTCGTTGCGCGCGCTTCTTAAACAAGAAACCCAGCTTCGTCAGGAACTGCAGCAGAGTCTGAAATTACTCCGCCGTAACGAGCCCGTCCTGACAAAATCGAGCCGCCTATCATGGCCGCCCTGACCAGTCTGGACGGGTTTCGCCAGAACCTGCAAAACCTGATGAGCGCCAGCGATGGGGTGATCCGCAGCGTTGAAACCCTGACCACGGAAGGCAATTCAGCCGTCGCACAGCTCTACAAAGCCCAAGACTTATTGCAGGAGACCTTGCACAACGAACTGGCGAGTCGCGGATTTGCCGTGGTGGCCGATGAAGTGCGCACGCCGGCATCGCGCACCCAGACCTCCACAGAGGAAATCCGCCGCATCATTCAGGAACTGCAACACAACACCAAGGCCGCCGTCGACCAGATGACCGCAGGTCAGACCCGGGCTCGCGACTGCATAGATTCGGCCGTCAAAGCCTCGACCAGCCTGACTGACATCAATGAAGAAGTGGAACGTATTGTCGGCATGAACACTCAGATTGCCAGCGCAGCCGTTCAGCAGCATGCGGTCTCCGAAGACATCAATCGCAACGTCATCGAGATTCGTAACGGCAGCATGACGCTGATGCAAGGGGTCGAGGACAACGAAGTCACGGCTGACGAATTGTCGTTGCTGGCGGGCGAGCTGCGTACGGTGGTCGCGCGCTTCAAGTGGTAAGTTGGGCGACCAACCTGATGAGAGGAAAGCGTTGATGTTTCACGTTATGTTCAGCCTGCCATGCCTGTACGTCGTTGTCCGGTTCATCTGGCCCATGCCGTGGTCGCGCCCCATCAGAA
The DNA window shown above is from Pseudomonas sp. BSw22131 and carries:
- a CDS encoding TonB-dependent siderophore receptor, translated to MLRPVFPALATTIALGFCSSSMAAPVDPDIPAAPGTISLDGVNINADYGLAGMATTESSGSYTTGSMNTATKLPLSIRETPQSVSVITRQRMEDQGMNDLNDVVKYAPGVTLHKTASDRQEFLARGFKIDNIMYDGLPTSISTYTQDVISAADLSIYDRVEVVRGATGLMTGAGSPAATLNLVRKRPTATPQVSITTSAGSWDRYRTEVDASNKLNDAGTVRGRVVAAYQDNNSFTDVRENQRQTFYGVLDMDLNDSTTWTIGASKQRDDNTSDWGGLPSGPNGEDLHLKRSSFLSNDWSYWDKDNVSVFTDLTHRFDNGWSTRLAAAKIWAKADTFSSYPGNYDGAGFQQYSGKYIDNDDQTNLDASLSGPFQLLGREHELVVGVSHRQEKFDQWGGWTAGTPIDIYNFDHAISKPAVDTTMYEGRNTTTEKGVYAAARLNPIGPLHIILGSRVSWYDYDNRAGTGDYSVTREVTPYAGIIYDLNDTYSAYVSYTEIFKPQSEMDASRKVLEPMTGKNYEIGLKGEYFEGALNASVALFEMEQENRAYLLDNQNSTNCPSFPATSCYGAAGKVRSRGIDTELTGALTADWQFSASYTYVLSQYIEDGTESNEGKLFAPDQPKHLFKAATSYTLPGELHKWRVGADVYGQSKTFNRVGNGTADQDAYGIVGLMAGYKFDENWDGRVNVNNLLDTRYWQGIPNAGGAGQYGDPRNLMFSLKWTL